The following are encoded together in the Thiobacillus sp. SCUT-2 genome:
- a CDS encoding ABC transporter permease, with protein MEFRQIATIAGKEFWDRIRNRWVLAVALVFTAFALVIAYFGAAQQGTVGFRSIDVTIASLVSLVIYLIPLIALVLGFDAIVGERERGSLDLLLSMPITRLELLLGKYLGLAGALTFSTVAGFGLVAIVLSTKLELAALFHYFGFMLSSVLLGCAFLSLAVMLSTFAADRTRASGFAIATWFFFVLVFDLLLLGALVVTGGQWGGDLFAYLLLANPADVFRILNIFSLDDVRTLYGLATVFPPTLADPWLLGLVMLGWIAVPLVIASWRFRK; from the coding sequence ATGGAATTCAGACAGATCGCCACCATTGCCGGCAAGGAATTCTGGGATCGCATCCGCAACCGCTGGGTGCTCGCCGTCGCGCTGGTGTTCACCGCCTTCGCCCTCGTCATCGCCTACTTCGGCGCCGCCCAGCAGGGCACCGTCGGCTTCCGTTCGATCGACGTGACCATCGCCAGCCTGGTGAGCCTGGTCATCTACCTGATCCCGCTGATCGCGCTCGTGCTGGGTTTCGACGCCATCGTCGGCGAACGCGAGCGCGGTTCGCTCGACCTGCTGCTGTCGATGCCGATCACCCGGCTGGAACTGCTGCTCGGCAAGTACCTCGGGCTCGCCGGTGCACTCACCTTCTCGACCGTCGCAGGCTTCGGCCTGGTGGCGATCGTGCTGTCGACCAAGCTCGAGCTTGCCGCGCTGTTCCACTACTTCGGCTTCATGCTGAGCTCGGTGCTGCTGGGCTGCGCCTTCCTGAGCCTCGCGGTCATGCTGTCGACCTTCGCGGCCGACCGCACCCGGGCGTCGGGATTCGCGATCGCGACCTGGTTCTTCTTCGTCCTCGTGTTCGACCTGCTGCTGCTCGGCGCGCTGGTGGTGACGGGCGGCCAGTGGGGCGGCGACCTGTTCGCCTACCTGCTGCTCGCCAACCCCGCGGACGTGTTCCGCATCCTCAACATCTTTTCCCTCGACGACGTCCGGACCCTGTACGGACTGGCGACCGTTTTTCCCCCAACCCTGGCCGATCCGTGGCTGCTGGGCCTGGTGATGCTGGGCTGGATCGCAGTTCCCCTCGTGATCGCAAGCTGGAGATTCCGCAAATGA
- a CDS encoding nitrous oxide reductase accessory protein NosL yields MSAALMAALLAGCGQSAHTDAVAPQDFDRNTSCTLDGMLLADYPGPKAQIFYSGQKAPDFFCDTVEMFHIYLTPEQVRKVTGIFVQDMGVADWDAPRGHWIDAKTAYYVFGSKREGSMGPTIASFAREQDAAKFAAQYGGKVYRFADITPDMVVLDGGVLHDRNM; encoded by the coding sequence GTGTCCGCGGCCCTGATGGCCGCCCTGCTTGCCGGCTGTGGCCAGTCGGCGCATACCGACGCCGTGGCCCCGCAGGACTTCGACCGCAATACGTCGTGCACGCTCGACGGCATGCTGCTCGCCGATTACCCGGGCCCCAAGGCGCAGATCTTCTATTCCGGACAGAAGGCGCCCGACTTCTTCTGCGACACGGTGGAGATGTTTCACATCTACCTGACGCCGGAACAGGTGCGCAAGGTGACCGGGATTTTCGTGCAGGACATGGGCGTGGCCGACTGGGATGCGCCGCGCGGCCACTGGATCGACGCCAAGACGGCGTACTATGTCTTCGGCAGCAAGCGGGAAGGCTCGATGGGGCCGACCATCGCCAGTTTCGCGCGCGAGCAGGACGCGGCGAAGTTCGCCGCCCAGTATGGCGGCAAGGTCTACCGGTTCGCCGACATCACCCCCGACATGGTGGTGCTGGATGGCGGCGTGCTCCACGACAGGAACATGTGA
- a CDS encoding nitrous oxide reductase accessory protein NosL: MNPRAALLSLGAAALVVPLLLGDAPPTGKPKVIRNDLCIVAPATPYDPASGLPMIAPRPIPAGARCPVCGMYPARHPHWSAQVIFRDGAVHYFDSPIDLFVFLQRVDHYDRRYTRGDVIARYVRDVESGQWIDAPAAFFVQGSEARGPMRTADLPAFASRDAAAAFARRHGGAVVAAAQITPAVLQGLYRGAPHQH; this comes from the coding sequence ATGAACCCACGGGCGGCGCTGCTCTCGCTGGGAGCCGCCGCGCTCGTCGTGCCGCTGCTGCTCGGCGACGCGCCCCCGACGGGCAAGCCGAAGGTGATCCGCAACGACCTCTGCATCGTCGCGCCCGCCACGCCCTACGACCCGGCGTCGGGCCTGCCAATGATCGCGCCGCGCCCGATCCCCGCCGGCGCACGCTGCCCGGTGTGCGGCATGTATCCGGCCCGCCATCCGCACTGGAGCGCGCAGGTCATCTTCCGCGACGGCGCCGTGCATTACTTCGACTCGCCGATCGACCTGTTCGTCTTCCTGCAGCGGGTCGACCATTACGACCGCCGCTACACGCGCGGTGACGTCATCGCCCGCTACGTCCGCGACGTGGAAAGCGGCCAGTGGATCGATGCCCCCGCTGCCTTCTTCGTGCAGGGTTCCGAGGCACGCGGCCCCATGCGGACGGCCGACCTCCCCGCGTTCGCGAGCCGCGATGCGGCCGCTGCCTTCGCGCGGCGTCACGGCGGTGCGGTCGTCGCGGCCGCCCAGATCACGCCTGCGGTGCTGCAGGGACTCTATCGCGGCGCGCCGCATCAGCACTGA
- a CDS encoding c-type cytochrome, giving the protein MKKTSLVLALSLAALLGACGKQESPPAEAPAPAPQAAAPAAPEAAAPAAPEAAAPAAAAAEPKAEGSDDVGKKVFGAVCSMCHASGAAGAPKFGNKEEWGPRIAQGKDVLYKHALEGFTGSKGMMPARGGSATLKDDEVKAAVDYMVHKAQE; this is encoded by the coding sequence ATGAAGAAGACTTCACTCGTACTGGCACTGTCGCTCGCCGCGCTGTTGGGCGCCTGCGGCAAGCAGGAGAGCCCCCCCGCCGAAGCCCCGGCACCCGCCCCGCAAGCGGCAGCGCCTGCGGCACCCGAGGCCGCCGCACCCGCAGCCCCCGAAGCTGCGGCGCCCGCTGCAGCGGCCGCAGAACCGAAGGCCGAAGGCAGCGACGACGTCGGCAAGAAGGTCTTTGGCGCCGTCTGCTCGATGTGCCATGCGTCCGGCGCCGCCGGTGCGCCGAAGTTCGGCAACAAGGAGGAGTGGGGCCCGCGCATCGCCCAGGGCAAGGACGTGCTGTACAAGCATGCGCTCGAGGGCTTCACCGGCTCCAAGGGCATGATGCCTGCGCGTGGCGGTTCCGCTACGCTGAAGGACGACGAGGTGAAGGCGGCAGTGGACTACATGGTGCACAAGGCCCAGGAGTAA
- a CDS encoding ABC transporter ATP-binding protein, with amino-acid sequence MANSSLPPAEPGTPVIVARGARKHYGAVHAVDGVDLDIRAGELFGLIGHNGAGKSTLFKMMLGLIPATGGEIRIGGAPVTGRDFRAVRRSVGYLPENVVLYDNLTGAETLQFFAQLKGASPAEIGPILERVGLAHAARRRVREYSKGMRQRLGFAQALLGKPRLLFLDEPTNGLDPEAIRGFYTTLRQLRSEGVTVVITSHILAEIQERVDRLAIMAAGKIQATGTVQSLREQMDLPLSFTVRVAPEDFEAVRAVLAHLEVEAVEAHDDHVRVQCGRQSKMAVIEALARLDGQVRDLTVREPSLEDVFFGFAD; translated from the coding sequence GTGGCAAACTCTTCTCTTCCCCCCGCTGAACCCGGCACGCCGGTGATCGTCGCGCGCGGGGCCCGCAAGCACTACGGCGCCGTCCACGCGGTCGACGGCGTCGACCTCGACATCCGCGCCGGCGAACTGTTCGGCCTCATCGGCCACAACGGCGCCGGCAAGAGCACGCTGTTCAAGATGATGCTCGGCCTGATCCCGGCCACCGGCGGCGAGATCCGCATCGGCGGCGCGCCGGTCACCGGCCGCGATTTCCGCGCGGTCCGCCGCAGCGTCGGCTACCTGCCGGAGAACGTGGTGCTGTACGACAATCTCACCGGCGCCGAGACCCTGCAGTTCTTCGCCCAGCTGAAGGGCGCCTCGCCCGCCGAGATCGGGCCGATCCTCGAGCGCGTGGGCCTTGCGCACGCGGCGCGGCGGCGGGTGCGCGAATACTCCAAGGGCATGCGCCAGCGCCTCGGCTTCGCCCAGGCACTGCTCGGCAAGCCGCGCCTGCTGTTCCTCGACGAGCCGACCAACGGGCTCGACCCCGAGGCGATCCGGGGCTTCTACACGACGCTGCGCCAGTTGCGCAGCGAAGGCGTCACCGTGGTGATCACCTCGCACATCCTGGCCGAGATCCAGGAACGCGTGGACCGACTGGCGATCATGGCGGCCGGGAAGATCCAGGCCACCGGGACGGTCCAGTCGCTGCGCGAACAGATGGACCTGCCCCTGTCGTTCACGGTCCGGGTCGCGCCGGAGGATTTCGAGGCGGTGCGCGCGGTGCTCGCGCATCTCGAGGTCGAGGCGGTCGAGGCCCACGACGACCACGTCCGCGTGCAGTGCGGGCGCCAGTCGAAGATGGCGGTGATCGAGGCGCTCGCGCGCCTGGATGGCCAGGTGCGCGACCTGACGGTGCGCGAACCCTCGCTCGAGGATGTGTTCTTCGGCTTTGCCGACTGA
- a CDS encoding MFS transporter, protein MATHAQKQFSVLTLSTLAFTACFAAWMMFAIIGIPIKKLLGLNETEFGILVATPVLTGSLIRLPLGMWTDKLGGRIVFFVLMLSTVVPIWLIGYATQYWQFLLLGLFVGAAGGSFSVGIAYVARWFPKQRQGFAMGIFGAGNSGAALTKIVAPSLVVAYGWQSVPHVYAIGMLAMAILFWIFTYTDTAHHVPGHVTVRQQLAALKDPNVWKLSQYYSIVFGGYVALALWMPKYFISEYGFSIQTAALMAAAFSLPGGVMRAVGGWISDRVGAHRLTWWVMWVSWICLFLLSYPQTDMVVRTTKGDVALHIGLNVWAFTALLFILGLAWAFGKASVFKYISDEYPHNIGVISGIVGLMGGLGGFVLPILFGAIVDLTGINSGIFMLLYGVTWVSLIWMYLTEVRKVPVIKSAAADTLE, encoded by the coding sequence ATGGCCACCCATGCGCAGAAACAGTTTTCCGTGCTCACCCTGAGCACCCTCGCGTTCACGGCGTGTTTCGCGGCCTGGATGATGTTCGCCATCATCGGCATTCCGATCAAGAAGCTGCTGGGGCTCAACGAAACCGAGTTCGGCATCCTGGTGGCCACCCCCGTCCTCACCGGCTCGCTGATCCGCCTGCCGCTCGGCATGTGGACCGACAAGCTGGGCGGGCGCATCGTGTTCTTCGTCCTGATGCTGTCGACGGTGGTGCCGATCTGGCTCATTGGCTACGCCACGCAATACTGGCAGTTCCTCCTGCTCGGCCTCTTCGTCGGCGCGGCCGGCGGCTCGTTCTCGGTCGGCATCGCCTACGTCGCACGCTGGTTCCCCAAGCAGCGCCAGGGCTTCGCGATGGGGATCTTCGGCGCCGGCAACTCGGGCGCGGCACTGACCAAGATCGTCGCCCCGTCGCTGGTGGTCGCCTACGGCTGGCAGTCGGTTCCCCACGTGTACGCGATCGGCATGCTCGCGATGGCGATCCTGTTCTGGATCTTCACCTACACCGACACCGCGCACCACGTCCCGGGCCACGTCACGGTCCGCCAGCAGCTCGCCGCGCTGAAGGACCCGAACGTCTGGAAGCTCTCGCAGTACTACTCGATCGTGTTCGGCGGCTACGTCGCGCTGGCGCTGTGGATGCCGAAGTACTTCATTTCCGAATACGGCTTCTCGATCCAGACCGCCGCGCTGATGGCGGCGGCATTCTCGCTGCCGGGCGGGGTGATGCGCGCGGTCGGCGGCTGGATCTCGGACCGCGTCGGCGCCCATCGGCTGACCTGGTGGGTCATGTGGGTGTCGTGGATCTGCCTGTTCCTGCTCTCCTACCCGCAGACCGACATGGTGGTCCGCACGACCAAGGGCGACGTCGCCCTCCACATCGGGCTCAACGTCTGGGCGTTCACCGCGCTGCTGTTCATCCTCGGGCTGGCGTGGGCATTCGGCAAGGCCTCGGTGTTCAAGTACATCTCGGACGAGTATCCGCACAACATCGGCGTCATCTCCGGCATCGTCGGGCTGATGGGCGGCCTCGGCGGCTTCGTCCTCCCCATCCTGTTCGGCGCCATCGTCGACCTCACCGGCATCAACAGCGGCATCTTCATGCTGCTGTACGGCGTCACCTGGGTCTCGCTGAT